DNA sequence from the Centropristis striata isolate RG_2023a ecotype Rhode Island chromosome 17, C.striata_1.0, whole genome shotgun sequence genome:
ACTGCTGAGTGTATAAAAAGTCCAACAGGTGATACATGAAACATATTCACAAAGTCTCTGGCAGTCGTGTCAATCAGACTATTTGTCGCTTCAGAGTTACTTCACTGTTGACAACATGGGcggtaaattaatttatttcagttatttcagTCAGGGTTTCTCattaagatatttaaataaaagttattttttatcgTGCAGGGGATAAACTTAGAcagtgtctgttttttccttctcattttaattttgctgAAAAGTGATTGGTACTGTTAGaaaagattagatatttttgatcATTAATGTGCTAGTTGgtgcctttttatgtttttaccaTTCTTCCCTTTATGCTAATAGTGTTAACTGCTTTCTGACCAATGAGGATTTTTTGTTATCGATCTCTTGcgtatgtttttatacatgaaGGAAGACAATACCTGTGAGGATGAAGAGGGTAACAATTGGGCATTTCAGAGGAAAGAGGACATTTTTTAGGAATAATGGTTTTATTCATTACTACATTATTTACCAAGTGCTCCCAActcgtcttttttttaatagtagaAATGAACAGATTTACTTTTGTGTATCAGCACTCAAGTTATCAGCACTTCTTCCAGTACATCATGTACGTAAAGGAGGACAGAATAGTTTAACAGTTCGGTGGAACTGGACTCATACTTTTACAGAGTGAAAAATACAAATGGAAATTCTCAGAAATGAAAAGAGCCGGATGCAACGGGAGGTCCTAAACGGCTAGAAAAACATGGCAGTTAGAAACACGCATCAAAACCACGACAACTTAAAAATGGAGCTCTTCTTACAAGGAACAACGTAGAACTAACTGGCACTGGATCACAAGAACCACAGGGTTTAATTAGGCAGGTAATCAGGGGAGCGGAGACAGCTGTGCACCTGGTTAAGGTGCTCTGATGAGCAGAGgatgaggcacacacacacacacacacagacagaaacacatgagGGTAGAGGGACTGAGGGAAAACAGGAGGGAGATCACCAGACAGAATGTGTTCAAGCTGCCATTGAACCTGTTTAAGTTAATAATAAAGAAGTTATCtgcctaaaaaataaaagctcacTTACAGTACATATATGTTTGAATATTTCCAGATATCTGCAATGACAGTATTTAACCTTTAATGTGAAACGACCCGTGATAAATGTGCAACACAAGATGTAAAAGTGGGATTATACATGATAataggacaaaaaaataataatctgttaATCTGTTGAAATCCAATGAAGTCAACACACTGGAGCAGCAGAAGTGAAGGgagaagaaaatgtgtttactgTATCTGAGACATACGGGCACTCTGAGCCCGCTGAGGAAGCCTCTAGTGCTCATTACAACCTCACTAAGCTTTGTTCTATATCTGTATCAGTACTGGTACATTTGAAATAAGGTAATTTGAACAAATTAAGACTTAAAccaattaatatttatattaaagcaTGAGATGGAATGTGATATGTGCTGTGATTGTGGTTGCACAACATGTTGGAATGTTTTCAGACATGACCAACTGTCTCTCAAATCCAAAAACTAGAGCACTAAAGATCAAGTATAGAGTATGAAACAGACAAGAACAGAGACACTGACAGCACCCATGTTATGggtttatgaataaaaaatgttgtttcatgACTAAAAGGCACCACAAtagaaaaatactgtttttgtgtATCCACATAATCAGTCACCCAGCCACAGACTTCTTCTCTGGTTTCTGGCTTTGAGAAAGACGAGCTCATGTTCACAAATACTGACTGACCTTTTCTCACCCATTTACATCACATATAAGTGTTGTTTCCCTTTAAGATGGAtgcaaagacattttaatgtattgttttaataaaccaatTGCATTTTTGACTCAAAACTGTCAGCAAAACTGTGATAAGTGGTACATGACATCATATTTTTCTAGGAAGCCCAACCCAGATTCATGTACATgtgggacacttttttttcaagtagCAATAAGCTAGttgaaaataaatggaaaaaagtgaatatattttTCAAGTAAAATCAACTCCAAATGTTAAAATTGAAGTTAGGAACAGTGCAACTACTTACATCTCCCTCTTTAGCAGTATTTCAAACTGAATTAGTGTGCAAGAAAACAAGAAGTCCTCCAGTGACTGACTGCTTCGTACCACATCATCCCAGTCCCAAATCTGTCCATCTTGGAACATCACTTCCTTCttatcttttctctttttctctagCTGCgtgtctttctctctcgctctctttctggGGGGCATGGTTGGAGCTACACAGTCACGTCGGTTCCGCTTaacttctttttgttttatttttatatattaggTGCAACCATATGATATAGTGCCCTATCTTTACAATTGTTCGCAATAGTATttcctgtaatttttttttatataaagctGCGCCCCCCCTACAAATAAATCCCCTCGCCCCACACAGACGAACAGATAACGAAagtcaaaccagaataaaaactgCGTCAGAGCAGAGAAGAACAAACACAAAGGACAGTCCTCTGGTGGAtccattttttccccaacatgGCCAGTGAGTTACTTCTTTCAGTTATTCTCCAacacttttttaatttgttatcaCTGCTCTCTGTACATTACAATATGACGTGGCATTTTGAAAACTCATACTTTGGCTTATTCATCATTATAATGTTCACACTTGAAACCTAACTAGTTAAATCAGTACTGGTTAATGTAAAATGTAGCATTCACCTGGTTGGTAACATTTCAGCTGAATAGTCCCTGTTATCTgtatgtaaaacatttattgagaaataaaagcaaaggaagggaggaaagaTTTACTTCAACCACCAAAAAGTACCAAGCTGTTCACTACATCCCAGTAACCTGTAGATGGCAGCACAGATCTGCATTAGTTTGAAAAGGAGCCACAAGTTTGAGTCTAATATTCTCTCCACTTCACTATCTGATGAGAATAGAAAGAATTACATTTGGAGTGGAAATGTGGGGTTTTATGAAAACTTAACAAACATGGCAATGATTTTTGTAATGCAATTCATGTGTATCTTCTTGTTTGAAAAAAACGTACAAAAATTGCACAGTATtaatgatggatttttttttctttcagtgtcCGACAGAAAGACGATTGTCCTCTTGGGAAAAACTGGAGTTGGGAAAAgcagcctggctaacaccataTTTGGAGAAAAACTGTTCAAAATTGGCAACACTGGCAACTCTGAAACAAGTGAATGTCAAGCAAAAACCAAATCTGTCAATGGAAGAAGCATCACCTTGATCGACACTCCTGGTTTCTTTGACACAGACAGAcctgaggaggagatgaaggctgAGATAGTGAGGTGTATCACAGAGTGCTCTCCTGGGCCTCATGCTTTTGTCATTGTGCTTAAAGTGGAGAGATTCACAGAGCAAGAACAGGCTGTCATCACAAGAATAAAAGAATACTTTTCTGAGGAAGTCTTTAAATACACAACTGTTCTCTTTATTCAGGGTGACCAGCTCGATGAAGGACAAACAATTGAGCAGTATTTCTGCAATAATAAGGCTGTGAGTGATCTTGTTAAGAAGTGTGGAGGACGCTGTCATGTCATTGATAATAAATACTGGAAGAACGACCAGCAGGATGAATACAGAAGCAACAAGTTCCAGGTGGAGAAGCTCCTCAAGACAATAGATGAGATAACTGAGGCAAACAGAGGAGGCTGCTACACCAATGAGATGCTACAAGCAGCAGAGGAAATGATCCAACAAGAGGAGGAGCGCATTAGAAAGTCATCACCAAACATGTCAGAGGAAGAGATCAGAGAGCAGGCTAAGGGCAGCATATTCAAGAAGATTTTGATCAAACTGGCAGGTATTACAACAGGTGCACTGTTAGGAGCTTTGCTTGGTGTGGGAGTTAGTGTTGGAGTAGTGATAACAGCTTTAAAGAAGGTAGGAATACCATTAATAGAAACAATCAAAGACGTGGTAGAGGCACGTgcagcattaaaaaaagcagcaggaggagcagcaggaggagaagcaggagcagcagcagcaggaggagcagcagcagcaggaggagcagcaggaggagctgggtGGTCTGTATTACCCACAGTTAAAGTGGCAGTTGTAGGGTCCGCTGCAGTGGGAGCTGTGGTTGGAGGTTTTAAAGGATATCATGCAGCTGAGGATGCAGAGACAGTAGAGGAAGGAGCAGTGAAAGCAGCAGAGGCTGTCTGGGATGAAGCCATATCTGTTTTAGATAAAGCAAACGATTTCATGGACAGACTATCACACCTGAAAAAAGAATAGAACCAAAACGTGCTGTGACTCTTGAAGACATGGaagataatttatcattaaaaagtCACATCTTCCTGTAGATGAAAATcctatctgatctgatctgatcctTCCTGTTtatcatttgtattttattttataatccaTGAACTACTGCTCATCCGTGTTGGTTTGTTTCTCACAGAAGTAGAATTTATTTGTGGTACCACTCTACTAAACATGTTGCTTCAGAGTTATTTTACACTTTATTACTGAAAAATTTAACTCTCATTATATTTCTGATGCACTATAACGATTCAATAATCCAGTAAGCCCCTTATGTTTTAAGGGCCTTAAACTTCTATTACAGATATTTGGGCCTGACCTGTGTAGGTTTTTTGAGactgatatataaaaaaacacttcagacttattttttatatgcaCAGGTAATCAGAAGGATGCTTTCTTaaacaatatttaacattattatacaaccaCAAttccaaaagaaaataaaacaatgggatgttatactgatatatatttaatcGAAAACTGTAATaagacagtatattttatgtttaaactgaaatgtttgtttttgtcaatattctgaatttgatgcatgtttttattacatatttaccAGCcactattcttttttatttttaaccagcCTGACACCATTTAGTAATCACACTTTTATGTGTACACCTAAACAACTTTTGTATAGTTTGTCTTGCTTtgaatacacataaaaaacatgcattcaaTATTCATTCTCTTATGCTTATAtatttcacacacacgcacacacacacacacacacacacacacacacacacacacacacacacacacacacacactgggggaCTGGTtttatatgaagacaaacacaagaTCAGTGAAGAAGAGGGAGAGAATCTATTAAAGTCATATCTGTCTGTAGATGGGAGAAAATCTTGTTGTGAACAATCCAATTATATTGAATCACATGTAATATGTAATTATTTCTTcagcttcaacttttttctgttttatgagCTAACCACAGAGTGTCTTATTTCATATGATGCTATTTGCCAATTGTCAACCTGTAAACTGTAATcaatgacataaaacattttaacacaatttATAGATTCAAATATTAAGAATTGTTTAAATCAAACCAGTGTACACTGTTTCCTGTTGCCAAAGATATACTATATCaattttgttgtgtattttgtgtctgtaataTTATGaactacaaataaaaagaaacttgtgaaaaatattattagagcaaataaagtttttcttaGTAAAGTTACACTCAACTCTGATTGGTTCACAGTTCAAATGAAGTCTTGTCCAGACTTGGGTTCATGTAGCCGTCACTCAGAGTATTAATCTGCTTTAGAAAATATAGTTATTTAATAGTTAATATTTATTCAGTCAGATAACTATCCTGTGCCCTGAtggaacattttatttaaattaaattagcgCTGCCAAGAAAACTGGATGTCAGATATTTCCTGTCAGTCAAAGAGACTCAAATAGACTTCTTCCAGTACATCATGTATGTAAAGGAGGGCAGAATAGTTTAACGGTTCGGTGGAACTGGACTCATTCGCTGGACACGGATTATAAGGGTAgaagcaaaaaataatttattttaaacagtgaaaaataCAAACGAAAATACTCAGGTCACAAAGGCAGAAATGAAGAGAGCCGGATACAACGGGAGGTCCTGAACGGCTGAAAAACAGGGCGGTTAGAAACACGCATCAAAAACACGACaacttaaaaacagagttatGACGTAGAACTAACTGGCACTGGATCACAGGAACCACAGGGTTTAAGTTGAAGTTggtttagacacacacacacacacacacacacacacacacacacacacacagacagaaacacatgagGGTAGAGGGACAGACTGGGATCTAAAGGAATGTGTTCAAGCTGCCATTGAACCTGTTTAAGTTAATAATAAAGAAGTTATctgcctaaaaaataaaaactcacttACAGTACACAGATGTTTGAATATTACCAGATATCTGCAATGACAGTATTTAACCTTTAATGTGAAACGACCCGTGATAAATGTGCAACACAAGATGTAAAAGTGGGATTTTACATGAtaatatgacaaaaacaaattaatctgTTAATCTGTTGAAATCCAATGAAGTCAACACACTGGAGCAGCAGAAGTGAAGGgagaagaaaatgtgtttactgTATCTGAGACATACGGGCACTCTGAGCCCACTGAGGAAGCCTCTAGTGCTCATTACAACCTCACTAAGCTTTGTTCTATATCTGTATCAGTACTGGTACATTTGAAATAAGGTAATTTGAACAAATTAAGACTTAAACcaagtaatatttatattaaagcaTGAGATGGAATGTGATATGTGCTGTGATTGTGGTTGCACAACATGTTGGAACGTTTTCAGACATGACCAACTGTCTCTCAAATCCAAAAACTAGAGCACTAAAGATCAAGTATAGAGTATGAAACAGACAAGAACAGAGACACtgtgtcacaccgcggtgaggttTGTCTTGTTCtgggttttattttgtcttgtgacttcctgttttattttgaaaattaactctcctctcgtttcagatcacttgcccttcccctgGTGTCACTagtctgattgtcttccctgattcctgattgtgtccacctgttccccattgCCCTCATGTGTCTTATAGTCTGcgtctccctttgtcttgtgCCAGAGTGTTTCGTTCCTGTCGATCACCCAAGCCAGTTACCATAGTCCAAGTTTGTCTCTGATTCTTTGTgaagtgttttcttttcctccaggcgagtgattttgtgttcatagTGTTCTTAGTTTGTTCCTAGTGCCATAGTGTGTTTCAGCCTCTGTTTTTTAGGAGTGccttttgttttgtatctttagctttagcattttttcctccctttggagtgattttctgttggttcattttccttttgtgtctgctgttttgtccctcccttttggagtgGTTTTTTGTTCTTATTAGATTCATAGGATATTTTCatagccatttattttatcacCGTGTCCTGAGGAAaagagggattaataaagtccacACGAATCTacgctctgcatctgagtcctcctTCATGTCCAGGCCTGACAGTACACTCTGGCCAGTATGGACTCAGCAGAGACTGATCAGATGGCAGAGTTCCTGCGCGCTCAGGAGGCCCGTCTCTCCCGTCAGGAGGAGTTTCAGACAACCATGGCTTACCAGTTGAGTCACCTCGCGACTCAAATTCAGGCCCTCCAGGACCGTTCCGTCCAGATCACCACAGCTCTCGAGCCTCTAGCAGCCGCAGCTGCTCCCGCCCCAGCTGTGCCTACCGTCGGGGCTGGTTGTAAGTTGGCTCAACCAGAAAAATTCTCTGGGGAACCAGGACTCTGTAAGACTTTTCTCATTGATTGTTCTATTCATTATGAACTGTTTCCCAATGCTTTCCCCACTGACCGAGCCAAGATAGCCTTTATGGTGTCCCACCTGACCGGTAGAGCCAAAGCTTGGGCCTCAGCAGAGTGGGCTCAGGACTCTCCACTCTGCAACTCCCTCACAGACTTTAAGGCAGCCTTACAGAGGACTTTTGACCCGGTCACGACAGACCGGGAAAGAGCTCAGGAGCTGAGCAGACTAAATCAAGGCAGCAACTCAGTTTGTGACTATGCTATCCACTTCCGCACCTTGGCTGCGGAAAGTGGGTGGAACACCACAGCCCTGTACGATGTGTTCCTGAAGGGGCTGGCAGCCCCCATTCAAGACCTTCTTGTGCCCTTGGATTTACCCTCAGACTTAGACTCCCTCATCGCGCTCGCCATCCGGACGGACAACAGGGTCCGTCAACTCCAACAGCAACGCGGCAGCCAATCCGCAGAGAGATCCACGCACACACAAGCACCGGGCTGGCGGGAACCCCGCCGTTCACTGCCAGAGCAGCGTCGTCCCTCTCCCATGGAAGGGGAGGGAGAGCCCATGCAGCTGGGAAGGGCTCGGCTGACACAAGAGGAGCGACGGAGACGACAGCAGGAGGGCCGGTGCTTTTATTGCGGGGAGTTAGGCCATCGTGCCGCTGTTTGCTCAGCCAAGAGATCCACAGTGGTGAGTCAGTTTACTGCCTTGAGCTCCGTGCCACGTACCCTCACCACAGTCAAGGTAATACACCACACTGCCACAGAACTTGGTGCGCTTATTGACTCAGGGGCTGATGAGAGTTTAATGGACTGGGGTTTAGCCGAGGAGTTGGGCCTCAAATCTGAACTTTTAGTTAGACCGATCAACGCCAAAGCTCTCAATGGAAATGAACTCTTCACCATCACACACATCTCAGAACCCCTCAAAATGCACATAAACGAGCACAGGGAACACATacgtttttatttgttcaaatCACCATCCCAAACACTGATTTTGGGACAGCCATGGCTGTTTCACCACAACCCCCATGTAAACTGGAGAACGGGAGAAATTATGGGGTGGGGGGAGGACTGTGTTGGTGACTGTTTAGACATCTCTACTCAGGGGAGAGATGTAACTGTGGCTAATTTTACCTCTGCTAACTCCACCATAGACTCCGAGTACCCGGACCTGAGCTCTGTGCCCTCCTGCTAccaccaccttcgggaggtttTTAGTAAGACCAAGGCCATGTCACTCCCTCCTCATCGGCCATATGACTGTGCCATTGAACTTATTCCAGGCTCCACCATTCCCAAGGGCCAACTGTACTCGGTCTCGGGGCCAGAGAGGGAGGCCATGAGGGAGTACATCGGCACCTCCCTGAAGGCGGGGTTGATCCGCCCATCTTCATCACCAGCAGGTGCCGGTTTCTTCTTTGTGGACAAGAAGGACGGGTCCCTAAGACCTTGCATAGACTATAGTCCCCTTAATGACATTACTATAAAGAACCGTTATCCACTTCCTCTCATGTCTTCCGTGTTTGACCAGCTCCAGCAGGCCAAAGTTTTCACTAAACTAGACCTACGCAACGCATACCATCTGATCAGAATAAGGGAGGGGGACGAGTGGAAAACGGGGTTTAATACCCCAAGCGGTCATTATGAGTACCTGGTCATGCCTTTTGGATTAACCAACGCGCCTGCTGTGTTCCAAGCAATGATTAATGAGGTACTTGGGGATTTTCTGGACCATTTTGTATATGTATACCTTGATGACATTCGCATTTACTCTCCTGACCTTGACACACACCAAGACCATGTAAACAAAGTGCTAAAAAGACTGCTGGAGAACAAACTCTATGTCAAAGCTGAAAAGAGTGAGTTCCATGCCAACACCGTCTCCTTCCTGGGCTTCATTGTAGCCCCTGGAAGAGTGCAGATGGACCCGGCTAAAATTAGCGCTGTTACTGAGTGGCCCACACCTGATAGCCGTAAGAAGGTTCAGCAGTTCCTTGGTTTTGCTAACTTTTACAGACGGTTCATCAAAGGCTTCAGCGCAATAGCTGCCCCACTCCATGCTCTTACTTCTCCACAGGTGCGTTTTCACTGGTCTCCTGAGGTGGAGACAGCCTTCCAGATCCTCAAGCGTCGCTTTACCTCGGCTCCCATCCTCACCATGCCAGACCCACAGCGACAGTTCGTGGTCGAGGTGGACGCGTCCAACGAAGGGATCGGGGCAGTCCTCTCTCAACGGTCAGAGCAGGATGGAAAGATGCATCCCTGCGCCTTCATGTCACGGCGGCTGTCCAAAGCGGAGAGGAATTATGATGTCGGCAACAGGGAGCTACTGGCGGTCAAGGCTGCCCCGGAAGAGTGGCGACACTGGCTTGAGGGGGCAAACCATCCATTCATTGTCTGGACTGATCACAAGAACCTTGAATATATCAGAAAAGCCAAGAGACTCAATTCTCGCCAGGCCAGGTGGGCGCTTTTCTTTAACCggttttccttttctctctcttacagGCCGGGGTCCCGCAACGGCAAGCCAGACGCCCTGTCTCGACTCTTTGACCCCGAGCCTGTTGCCAAGGTACCAGAGACTATCCTCCCACTAACCTGTGTGGTTGGAGCGGTGACCTGGCAAATAGAAAATGAGGTTAAGCAGGCTAATGGTGAGGCTCCGCCACCTAGTGGGTGCACAGTGAATCGTTTGTTTGTCCCGGTTGAGTTGCGCCCACAGGTGATCCACTGGGCCCACACCTCGCTGCTTTCCTGCCATCTGGGAGTTCGGAGGACTATGTTCGCCATCTCTCGGAGGTTCTGGTGGCCATCCATGGAGCCGGGGGTCCGGGAGTACGTAGAGGCATGTTCGGTCTGCGCCCGAAACAAGACGTCCTCCAGGTCACGCATGGGACTCTTACAGCCGCTCCCCATCCCCTCCAGACCGTGGTCCGACATCTCCATGGACTTCGTCACGGGGCTCCCAGTGTCACAAGGTAACACCACTGTCCTCACAGTGGTGGATAGATTTTCCAAAATGGCTAGATTCATTGCTCTGCCAAAACTGCCCTCCGCCAAGGAAACGGCAGAGACCATGATGAACAATGTTTTCAGGATTCATGGATTTCCCAAGGATATAGTATCCGACCGGGGGCCCCAGTTTGTTTCCCGGTTCTGGAGGGAGTTCTGTCGACTCATCGGAGCCAAGGCCAGCCTGACCTCCGGATATCACCCGGAGTCCAACGGCCAGACCGAACGCCTAAACCAGCAACTGGAAACCGGCCTCCGGTGTCTGGTCACCCAGAATCCCTCTACATGGAGCAAGCACCTGGTCTGGGTTGAGTATGCCCACAACTCACTGCCCACCTCAGCCACAGGTTTTTCGCCGTTTGAATGTGTATTTGGTTACTTGCCTCCTGTTTTTGCAGACAACGAGCCAGAAGTCTCTGTGCCCTCTGCCCATGCCGTAGTTCGTCGTTGTCGCCGTATCTGGGCGGCCGCTCGGCAGGTGTTAACTCGTCAAGGGGATCGAGTCAAGAAAGCGGCAGACCGTAAGAGACGACCCGCTCCAGCCTACCAGCCAGGTGAGAGGGTGTGGCTGTCTGCTAAAGATCTCCATCTCAGGGTCCCCTCCAAGAAGCTGGCGCCTCGGTTCGTGGGTCCATTCCCCATCACCAAGATCATTAGCCCCGCGGCCGTCCGCCTCCGCCTGCCTCGATCCCTCCGTGTTCACCCGACCTTCCACGTAAGCCAGATCAAACCGGCCAAGGAGAGTCCCATGGTCCCGGCTGTCACACCTCCGCCGCCGCCAGAAGTGGTAGACGGCGGCCCAGTCTACAAAGTCAAGCAGTTGCTGGCGGTACGCAGCCGGGGCCGGGGTAGACAATACCTGGTGGACTGGGAAGGATACGGACCAGAGGAGAGACAGTGGATTCCCTCCCGCTACATAGTAGACCCTGGTCTAATAGAGGATTTTCATAGGGACTACCCTGACCAACCTGGGCCGTCAGGTGTCGGCCCTAGAGGGGGGGGTactgtcacaccgcggtgaggttTGTCTTGTTCtgggttttattttgtcttgtgacttcctgttttattttgaaaattaactctcctctcgtttcagatcacttgcccttcccctgGTGTCACTagtctgattgtcttccctgattcctgattgtgtccacctgttccccattgCCCTCATGTGTCTTATAGTCTGcgtctccctttgtcttgtgCCAGAGTGTTTCGTTCCTGTCGATCACCCAAGCCAGTTACCATAGTCCAAGTTTGTCTCTGATTCTTTGTgaagtgttttcttttcctccaggcgagtgattttgtgttcatagTGTTCTTAGTTTGTTCCTAGTGCCATAGTGTGTTTCAGCCTCTGTTTTTTAGGAGTGccttttgttttgtatctttagctttagcattttttcctccctttggagtgattttctgttggttcattttccttttgtgtctgctgttttgtccctcccttttggagtgtttttttgttcttattaGATTCATAGGATATTTTCatagccatttattttatcacCGTGTCCTGAGGAAaagagggattaataaagtccacACGAATCTacgctctgcatctgagtcctcctTCATGTCCAGGCCTGACACACTGACAGTACCCATGTTATGggtttatgaataaaaaaatgttgtttcatgACTAAAAGGCATCACAAtagaaaaaatactgtttttgtggATCCACATAATCAGTCTCCCAGCCACAGACTTCTTCTCTGGTTTCTGGCTTTGAGAAAGACGAGCTCATGTTCACAAATACTGACTGACCTTTTCTCACCCATTTACATCACATATTGGAACTTTTAAATTAAGTGTTGTTCCCCTTTCAGATGGATGCAAAGATATTTTAATGACCAATTATATTTTTGACTTTGGTGATAAAGCTGCGCCCCCCTGTAGTTCTCCTGCACGCCCCCCAGATTGGGAACCACTGCCCTAAACTAAACCTGaaccttaaaaccaagtcttaGCCCTTAAACAGGCCTatgaagaagtgaggagcagatgaaatgtcctcactatgtaagaaGATTTACAAATGAATCCCCGCCCcccacacagacaaacaggtaACGGAagtcaaaccagaataaaaactgCGTCAGAGCCGAAGAGAACAAACACAAAGGACAGTCGTCTGGTGGATCCATTTTTGTTCCAACAACATGGCCTGTGAGTTAatgttacttctttcagttATTCTCCAACATTTCAATTTTTACTTGTCAGCACTGCTCTCTGTATATAACTATGACGTGGCATTTTGAAAACTCATACTTTGGCTAATTTATCATTATAATGATCACACTT
Encoded proteins:
- the LOC131990180 gene encoding GTPase IMAP family member 7-like, with the translated sequence MCIFLFEKNVQKLHSINDGFFFLSVSDRKTIVLLGKTGVGKSSLANTIFGEKLFKIGNTGNSETSECQAKTKSVNGRSITLIDTPGFFDTDRPEEEMKAEIVRCITECSPGPHAFVIVLKVERFTEQEQAVITRIKEYFSEEVFKYTTVLFIQGDQLDEGQTIEQYFCNNKAVSDLVKKCGGRCHVIDNKYWKNDQQDEYRSNKFQVEKLLKTIDEITEANRGGCYTNEMLQAAEEMIQQEEERIRKSSPNMSEEEIREQAKGSIFKKILIKLAGITTGALLGALLGGAGWSVLPTVKVAVVGSAAVGAVVGGFKGYHAAEDAETVEEGAVKAAEAVWDEAISVLDKANDFMDRLSHLKKE